A single Venturia canescens isolate UGA chromosome 1, ASM1945775v1, whole genome shotgun sequence DNA region contains:
- the gb gene encoding Y+L amino acid transporter 2: MVQRTMDVTSRELQPMNPDGIESKRNSSLIEEKVQMKKQLGLLEGVAIILGIIFGSGIFISPKGVIEEVGSIGLSLIVWVLCGLLSTIGALCYAELGTSIPRSGGDYAYIHEAFGALPSFLYLWAANLIFVPTTNAIMALTFAQYVLKPFFPNCSTPDDGVRLIAAATICFLTFVNCYNVKETSKMQNIFMVAKIFALAIIVFIGILWLATGRTDNFENSFKGTTTDPGKIAVAFYLGIFSYSGWNYLNFMTEELKDPYRNLPRAIYISLPLVTFIYVLANIAYLAVLTPTAVISSNAIAVTLGDQTLGIMAWIMPVLVAASAFGGLSVHIMTSSRMCFVGARNGHFPAMLSHINLNKLTPTPALVFLCILSLAMLCTTDLTVLITYCSIVESFFIMLSVAGILWLRYKRPGMNRPIKVSLWIPITFVGICLFLIIVPCYVRPYEVGMGTIITLSGIPAYYVGVVWQNKPARFQKFYVIATHTVQKLFLSAREDRDD, encoded by the exons ATGGTGCAACGCACAATGGACGTTACAAGCAGGGAGTTACAACCCATGAATCCTGATGGCATTGAATCGAAAAGAAATTCTAGCCTAATTGAGGAAAAAGTTCAGATGAAAAAGCAACTCGGCCTTTTGGAAGGAGTTGCCATTATTCTTGGAATCATATTTGGATCGG gtatttttatttccccAAAAGGAGTGATTGAGGAAGTTGGCAGTATAGGCTTGTCATTGATAGTATGGGTATTGTGTGGACTTTTGTCCACTATCGGAGCTCTGTGTTATGCTGAATTGGGAACCAGTATTCCCCGCAGTGGCGGTGATTATGCATACATCCATGAGGCCTTTGGAGCTCTCCCATCGTTTTTGTATCTATGGGCTGCTAACCTTATTTTTGT GCCTACAACCAACGCGATAATGGCCTTAACATTTGCCCAATACGTGCTGAAGCCTTTCTTTCCAAATTGTTCGACACCCGATGACGGAGTTCGACTTATCGCTGCGGCCACTATTT GTTTTTTGACGTTCGTCAATTGCTACAACGTGAAGGAAACTTCCAAAATGCAGAACATCTTTATGGTCGCAAAAATCTTTGCTCTCGCGATCATCGTGTTCATTGGAATATTGTGGCTCGCAACCG gACGAACAGACAACTTCGAAAATTCCTTCAAAGGTACAACCACAGATCCGGGCAAAATAGCAGTCGCCTTCTATCTTGGTATATTCTCGTATTCCGGTTGGAATTATCTCAACTTCATGACCGAAGAATTGAAAGATCCTTACAG AAATTTACCACGAGCAATATACATATCACTACCGCTCGTGACCTTCATATATGTTTTGGCGAATATTGCTTACCTCGCGGTTTTGACGCCTACTGCAGTGATCTCTTCAAATGCCATTGCTGTG ACTCTCGGGGACCAAACACTTGGCATAATGGCATGGATCATGCCTGTTTTAGTAGCTGCATCAGCTTTCGGTGGCTTGAGTGTACACATTATGACTTCGTCGCGAATGTGTTTTGTCGGCGCTAGAAATGGACACTTTCCGGCGATGCTCAGTCACATTAATCTCAATAAATTGACGCCTACACCAGCTTTAGTTTTTTTG TGTATACTATCCTTGGCGATGCTGTGCACCACTGACCTCACGGTCCTCATTACGTATTGCAGTATCGTCGAATCGTTTTTCATAATGCTCTCAGTTGCTGGTATTTTGTGGCTAAGATACAAACGTCCAGGGATGAACAGGCCGATCAAG GTATCGCTGTGGATTCCGATAACTTTCGTTGGCATATGTCTCTTCTTGATAATAGTACCATGTTACGTGAGGCCGTATGAAGTTGGAATGGGAACTATAATAACCCTGTCAGGAATTCCGGCTTACTACGTCGGAGTTGTGTGGCAAAACAAACCTGCAcggtttcaaaaattttatg tgatTGCAACTCATACCGTACAGAAACTGTTCCTTTCAGCGAGGGAAGATCGCGACGACTGA